A portion of the Oxynema aestuarii AP17 genome contains these proteins:
- a CDS encoding NAD(+) kinase, translating to MPKTGIIYNDIKPIACRIAHEWKDKLTARGWDVEMATGMGGLLGYSGPEKPICHTPIESLAPRGFDETMSFALVLGGDGTVLSAFRQVATAGIPLLTVNTGHMGFLTETYVNQLPEAIDKVIAGEYEIETRSMLTVRVLRDEASTWEALCLNEMVLHREPLTSMCHFEIDIGRHAPIDIAADGIIISTPTGSTAYALSAGGPVITPEVPVLQLVPICPHSLASRALVFANTEPATIFSANPDPLVMVVDGNAGCYVLPEERVYVERSPYTANFIRLQPNEFFQVLREKLGWGLPHIAKPASVELP from the coding sequence GTGCCGAAAACAGGCATTATCTACAACGACATTAAACCAATCGCTTGTCGGATCGCCCACGAGTGGAAAGACAAACTGACCGCCCGAGGATGGGACGTGGAAATGGCGACGGGGATGGGCGGACTGTTAGGTTATTCCGGTCCGGAAAAACCGATCTGTCACACGCCCATCGAAAGCCTGGCCCCTCGCGGCTTTGACGAAACCATGAGTTTCGCCCTCGTTTTAGGCGGTGACGGTACGGTGCTGTCCGCCTTTCGCCAAGTCGCGACCGCAGGCATCCCCCTGCTGACGGTCAACACCGGACATATGGGGTTCCTCACCGAAACCTACGTCAACCAACTCCCCGAGGCGATCGACAAGGTGATCGCGGGCGAATACGAAATCGAAACCCGCTCGATGCTCACCGTCCGGGTTCTCCGAGATGAAGCGAGTACCTGGGAAGCCCTCTGCCTCAACGAAATGGTCTTGCACCGGGAACCGCTTACGAGCATGTGCCATTTTGAAATCGATATCGGTCGCCACGCGCCTATCGATATCGCCGCCGACGGCATTATCATCTCGACGCCGACGGGTTCGACCGCTTACGCCCTCTCTGCGGGCGGTCCGGTGATTACCCCGGAAGTTCCCGTCTTGCAACTGGTCCCCATTTGCCCTCATTCCCTCGCCTCTCGGGCGTTGGTGTTCGCCAATACGGAACCCGCCACGATTTTTTCCGCCAATCCGGATCCGTTGGTGATGGTGGTGGATGGCAATGCAGGCTGTTACGTGCTGCCCGAAGAACGGGTTTACGTGGAGCGATCGCCCTATACGGCCAATTTTATTCGCTTGCAACCCAACGAATTTTTCCAAGTTTTACGAGAAAAACTCGGTTGGGGACTTCCTCATATCGCCAAACCCGCGTCAGTGGAATTGCCGTGA
- the nblR gene encoding response regulator transcription factor NblR: MNPLTPEASPCVLLMQADTVLAEQMRLDLQEAGYQPVVVGDAKSGLERAKELQPALVVIDRMLSGDSGLEACNQLRRSGNCTPVVMLMSRDSVEDRVACLEAGADDYFLKPYRSELFLELIRLYLQPDRSGSEQLRFGDLVLDLSSRTALRNGRTIELTMKEFDLLKYLMEHPREVLTRDRILENVWGYDFMGESNVIEVYIRYLRLKMEDDGQKRLIQTVRGVGYVLREP; the protein is encoded by the coding sequence ATGAATCCACTTACTCCCGAAGCCAGTCCCTGCGTTCTCCTGATGCAAGCTGACACCGTGTTAGCCGAGCAAATGCGTTTGGATCTCCAAGAAGCGGGCTATCAACCCGTAGTCGTCGGCGATGCCAAAAGCGGTCTGGAACGGGCAAAGGAACTGCAACCTGCCCTCGTGGTCATCGACCGGATGCTCTCGGGAGATTCCGGTCTGGAGGCGTGCAACCAATTGCGGCGCTCGGGGAACTGCACGCCAGTGGTGATGTTGATGTCTCGCGATAGCGTCGAAGATCGGGTCGCCTGTTTGGAAGCGGGCGCCGACGATTATTTCCTCAAACCCTATCGCAGCGAACTGTTTCTCGAACTGATCCGCCTTTACTTACAACCGGATCGCTCCGGAAGCGAACAGTTGCGCTTTGGGGATTTGGTTCTGGATTTGTCCTCGCGCACTGCATTACGCAACGGGCGCACGATCGAGTTGACGATGAAGGAATTCGACCTGCTTAAATATTTGATGGAACATCCCCGAGAAGTCCTGACGCGCGATCGAATTCTCGAAAATGTTTGGGGTTACGATTTTATGGGCGAGTCGAACGTGATCGAAGTTTATATTCGTTATTTGCGTCTGAAAATGGAAGATGACGGTCAAAAACGGTTGATTCAAACCGTTAGAGGGGTCGGTTACGTATTGCGAGAACCGTAA
- a CDS encoding DUF192 domain-containing protein, with amino-acid sequence MVLKWLKSRFSEEVGGDRPIALLRAVTMVLLSVNLFGCTPPATSGEPTPEPPAPSPSRDRTPTLGQRLPIEATLKVGEVEIELEVARSPAQKAIGLMHRDRLDPNRGMLFPFDPPQPVTFWMKNVSIPLDMLFLRDGRVQAIGANIPPCTEDPCPTYGPPPEILIDNVIELPGGRAAELGIREGDRLTVEWIERSPSPTDDRP; translated from the coding sequence GTGGTGTTGAAGTGGCTCAAGTCCCGTTTTTCCGAGGAAGTTGGCGGCGATCGCCCGATCGCCCTGCTGCGAGCTGTAACGATGGTTCTACTCTCTGTGAATTTGTTCGGCTGCACTCCCCCCGCCACCTCGGGAGAACCGACGCCGGAGCCTCCGGCGCCTTCTCCTTCGCGCGATCGCACTCCCACGTTGGGTCAACGGCTGCCGATCGAAGCGACATTGAAGGTCGGCGAGGTGGAAATCGAACTCGAAGTGGCGCGATCGCCCGCCCAAAAGGCGATCGGCTTGATGCATCGCGACCGTCTCGACCCCAATCGCGGCATGTTGTTTCCCTTCGACCCTCCCCAACCCGTGACCTTTTGGATGAAAAATGTCTCGATTCCGTTAGATATGCTGTTTTTGCGCGACGGTCGCGTGCAGGCGATCGGCGCCAATATCCCCCCTTGTACTGAAGACCCTTGTCCCACTTACGGCCCGCCCCCGGAAATTCTCATCGATAACGTCATCGAGTTACCCGGCGGTCGCGCCGCCGAACTCGGGATTCGCGAAGGCGATCGCCTCACCGTC